The Populus nigra chromosome 19, ddPopNigr1.1, whole genome shotgun sequence genome includes a window with the following:
- the LOC133680036 gene encoding translocase of chloroplast 120, chloroplastic-like, producing MENGVERVVVEEKTNVGNEGFGDKVEEERVVVGSDESKDLEDEVFEEAIESHEQLQEEEEEGMKVVSDGGVFESVGDSISAAIDESSNLGNETEKLEEAIFIPDESGNPDELGGVVGEEKVEDLVGEDSVDKIDEGGTAKEARGSELSGGEVAEIVGNGVTEVLKAEGEGEVDPKQGIKLDEEILLKDDEREELKEDELSTEYQGTSGNSGMGQNLIKMDVEHLDEKSGGLKGNGESAKEDGNNELIEGEEVSEITVNGETQALRSEGEVNSNREIESSKELNSDGDYAQEVGNNETSGDAGVSEIAGNIGTEALKGENEADPNREIELSKEILPEDGDREELKEDNAEVSEIAGNIGTEALKGEYEADPNREIELSKEILFEDGEREELKEDNAEVSEIAGNIGTEALKGEYEAAPDREIELSKEILSEDGEREELKEDKLGSEYQEANESINLSGDLQGDKSEGLDDNLEKPDIKHDVEKNVDFDSAIVGLDAGIGVNKSEQFRDISAVVDTENHDDSNGKLKDVSAVIASEQNGETHELKAASSVPQTVVEEVKLVPGVLASSSLEKSVTERNEEIQAHASNVRAEDNKGSEVHHAANNTNGVSKSTTVTEEPKEKADKGQEDKQTTPANIERKIKHVPKIASSSAKSSSAAPAPSRPAGLGRAAPLLEPAPRAVQQPRANGAVSHTQSHQIEDPTNGESEEFDETREKLQMIRVKFLRLAHRLGQTPHNVVVAQVLYRLGLAEQLRGRSGGRVAGFSFDRASAMAEQLEAAGQEPLDFSCTIMVLGKTGVGKSATINSIFDEVKFGTDAFQLGTKKVQDVVGTVQGIKVRVIDTPGLLPSWSDQRQNEKILHSVKHFIKKTPPDIVLYLDRLDMQSRDFGDMPLLRTITDIFGPSIWFNAIVVLTHAASAPPDGPNGTASSYDMFVTQRSHAVQQAIRQAAGDMRLMNPVSLVENHSACRTNRAGQRVLPNGQVWKPHLLLLSFASKILAEANALLKLQDSTPAKPFATRSRAPPLPFLLSSLLQSRPQVKLPEEQYGGEDGLDDDLDDSSDSEDESEYDELPPFKSLTKAQIAKLTKAQKKAYFDELEYREKLFMKKQLKEEKRRQKMMKKMAAAAKDLPSEYTENAEEEGGGAASVPVPMPDLALPASFDSDNPTHRYRYLDTSNQWLVRPVLETHGWDHDVGYEGINVERLFVVKDKIPISFSGQVTKDKKDANVQMELASSLKHGEGKATSLGFDMQTVGKDLAYTLRSETRFSNFRKNKATAGLSVTLLGDVLSTGVKVEDKLIAGKRFQMVMSGGAMTGRGDVAYGGSLEIQLRDKDYPLGRSLSTLGLSVMDWHGDLAIGCNLQSQIPIGRSTNLIGRANLNNRGAGQISIRLNSSEQLQLALIGLIPLLKKLIEYPQQLQLGQ from the coding sequence atggaaaacggGGTTGAGAGAGTTGTTGTGGAAGAGAAAACCAATGTgggaaatgaaggatttggggaCAAGGTAGAGGAGGAGAGAGTTGTGGTGGGGTCTGATGAATCAAAGGATTTGGAAGATGAGGTTTTTGAGGAGGCAATTGAATCACATGAGCAAttgcaggaggaggaggaggagggaatGAAAGTTGTGTCAGATGGTGGTGTTTTTGAGAGTGTTGGTGATTCGATTTCAGCAGCTATTGATGAGAGCTCAAATTTAGGAAACGAGACAGAGAAACTTGAAGAGgctatttttattcctgatgaGAGTGGGAATCCTGATGAGTTGGGTGGGGTTGTTGGTGAAGAGAAGGTAGAGGATTTGGTGGGCGAAGATAGTGTTGATAAGATTGATGAGGGAGGGACTGCAAAGGAAGCTAGGGGCAGTGAATTGAGTGGAGGAGAGGTTGCTGAGATCGTTGGTAATGGAGTAACAGAGGTTTTGAAGGCTGAGGGTGAAGGCGAGGTGGATCCTAAGCAGGGAATTAAATTGGATGAGGAGATTCTGCTCAAGGATGATGAGAGAGAAGAACTGAAGGAGGATGAGTTGAGCACTGAATATCAGGGGACTAGTGGCAATTCAGGCATGGGCCAGAATTTGATAAAAATGGATGTTGAGCATTTAGATGAGAAAAGTGGGGGATTGAAAGGTAACGGAGAGTCTGCTAAGGAAGATGGGAACAATGAATTGATTGAAGGTGAGGAGGTTTCTGAGATTACTGTTAATGGAGAAACTCAGGCTTTAAGGAGTGAGGGTGAAGTCAATTCTAATCGAGAAATTGAGTCAAGCAAGGAATTGAATAGTGATGGAGATTATGCTCAGGAAGTGGGGAACAATGAGACAAGTGGAGATGCGGGGGTTTCTGAGATTGCTGGTAATATAGGAACAGAGGCTTTGAAGGGTGAGAATGAGGCTGATCCTAATCGAGAAATTGAGTTGAGCAAGGAGATTCTTCCTGAAGATGGTGACAGAGAGGAACTGAAGGAGGATAATGCGGAGGTGTCTGAGATTGCTGGTAATATAGGAACAGAGGCTTTGAAGGGTGAGTATGAGGCTGATCCTAATCGAGAAATTGAGCTGAGCAAGGAGATTCTTTTTGAAGATGGTGAAAGAGAGGAACTGAAGGAGGATAATGCGGAGGTGTCTGAGATTGCTGGTAATATAGGAACAGAGGCTTTGAAGGGTGAGTATGAGGCTGCTCCTGATCGAGAAATTGAGCTGAGCAAGGAGATTCTTTCTGAAGATGGTGAAAGAGAGGAACTGAAGGAGGATAAGTTGGGTTCTGAATATCAGGAGGCCAATGAGTCAATTAATTTATCAGGTGATCTTCAAGGTGATAAGAGTGAAGGACTGGATGATAATCTGGAAAAACCAGATATAAAACATGATGTTGAGAAGAATGTGGATTTTGACAGTGCAATAGTAGGCCTTGATGCTGGAATTGGGGTTAATAAGAGTGAACAATTCAGGGACATCTCAGCAGTTGTGGATACAGAAAACCATGATGATAGCAATGGGAAGTTGAAAGATGTTTCAGCTGTTATAGCTTCAGAGCAAAATGGGGAAACTCATGAACTGAAAGCAGCATCATCTGTCCCACAGACAGTCGTGGAGGAAGTAAAGCTGGTACCAGGAGTTTTAGCCTCATCTTCTTTAGAGAAGTCAGTGACTGAGAGAAATGAGGAGATCCAGGCTCATGCATCTAATGTGCGAGCAGAGGATAACAAGGGTTCTGAAGTACATCATGCTGCCAACAATACTAATGGAGTCAGCAAAAGCACTACTGTGACTGAAGAGCCCAAGGAGAAAGCAGACAAGGGTCAGGAGGATAAGCAAACTACTCCAGCAAATATAGAGCGAAAAATTAAGCATGTACCCAAGATTGCATCTTCATCTGCAAAATCTTCAAGTGCAGCTCCCGCACCTTCTCGTCCAGCTGGCCTTGGGCGTGCTGCCCCCCTATTGGAACCTGCACCCAGGGCAGTCCAGCAGCCTCGTGCTAATGGAGCTGTTTCTCATACACAATCCCACCAGATTGAAGATCCTACAAACGGGGAATCAGAAGAGTTTGACGAGACTCGTGAAAAACTTCAGATGATCAGGGTGAAATTTTTGCGACTTGCACACAGACTAGGGCAGACTCCTCATAATGTTGTTGTTGCGCAGGTTTTATACAGACTGGGATTAGCTGAACAGCTGCGAGGTAGAAGTGGTGGCCGCGTTGCTGGTTTCAGTTTTGATCGTGCCAGTGCCATGGCAGAACAGCTTGAGGCTGCCGGGCAGGAACCCCTTGATTTCTCCTGTACAATTATGGTTCTTGGAAAGACAGGTGTTGGTAAAAGTGCCactatcaattcaatatttgatgaAGTGAAGTTTGGCACAGATGCTTTTCAATTGGGTACAAAAAAGGTTCAGGATGTTGTGGGCACTGTTCAGGGGATAAAGGTACGGGTCATTGACACACCAGGACTTCTTCCTTCATGGTCTGACCAGCGCCAGAATGAGAAGATCCTTCACTCTGTTAAGCACTTTATAAAGAAAACTCCTCCAGACATTGTGTTGTATCTTGACAGGTTGGACATGCAGAGTAGGGATTTTGGTGATATGCCCCTCTTGCGTACCATCACTGACATATTTGGTCCATCTATATGGTTTAATGCAATTGTTGTCTTGACCCATGCGGCATCAGCTCCACCTGATGGCCCAAATGGTACCGCTTCAAGTTATGATATGTTTGTCACTCAGCGCTCGCATGCTGTCCAACAAGCAATTCGTCAGGCAGCTGGAGATATGCGACTCATGAATCCTGTTTCATTGGTTGAGAACCACTCAGCATGTAGAACTAATAGGGCAGGGCAGAGAGTGTTGCCAAATGGTCAGGTTTGGAAGCCCCATTTATTGCTGCTCTCTTTTGCATCTAAGATTCTTGCTGAGGCGAATGCACTTTTGAAGCTGCAAGATAGTACACCTGCAAAGCCTTTTGCAACTCGATCAAGAGCACCTCCTTTACCATTCCTTCTTTCATCCCTTCTCCAGTCAAGACCTCAAGTTAAGCTGCCAGAGGAACAGTATGGCGGAGAGGATGGTTTAGATGATGATTTAGATGACTCATCAGATTCTGAGGATGAATCAGAATATGATGAATTGCCACCATTTAAAAGTTTGACAAAGGCTCAGATTGCGAAGCTTACTAAAGCTCAGAAGAAGGCATATTTTGATGAGTTAGAATACAGAGAgaaacttttcatgaaaaaacagTTGAAGGAGGAGAAAAGGCGacagaagatgatgaagaaaatggCTGCAGCTGCAAAGGACCTGCCTAGTGAGTACACTGAAAATGCAGAAGAAGAAGGTGGAGGAGCTGCATCTGTTCCTGTTCCCATGCCAGATTTAGCCTTACCTGCTTCGTTTGATTCTGATAATCCCACTCACCGGTACCGTTATCTTGATACCTCCAACCAGTGGCTTGTGAGGCCAGTTCTAGAAACTCATGGCTGGGATCATGATGTTGGTTATGAAGGTATAAATGTGGAGAGGTTGTTTGTGGTTAAAGACAAGATACCTATATCTTTTTCTGGCCAGGTAACGAAGGACAAGAAGGATGCCAATGTTCAAATGGAGTTAGCAAGTTCTCTAAAGCACGGAGAAGGAAAAGCTACTTCACTGGGGTTTGATATGCAGACCGTGGGAAAAGACTTGGCCTATACTTTACGCAGTGAGACTAGGTTCAgtaattttaggaaaaataagGCTACAGCTGGTCTCTCGGTTACTCTATTGGGTGATGTCTTATCAACTGGAGTGAAAGTTGAGGATAAATTGATTGCTGGTAAGCGGTTCCAAATGGTCATGTCCGGTGGTGCAATGACTGGTCGTGGTGATGTGGCTTATGGTGGCAGTTTGGAGATCCAACTGAGAGACAAAGATTATCCTCTTGGTCGTTCATTATCAACACTTGGGCTTTCTGTCATGGACTGGCATGGAGATCTTGCCATTGGCTGCAATTTACAATCCCAGATTCCTATAGGACGATCTACAAATTTGATTGGTCGTGCTAATTTGAATAACAGGGGAGCTGGACAAATCAGTATTCGCTTAAATAGCTCAGAACAGCTTCAACTTGCTTTGATTGGCCTCATTCCTCTTTTGAAGAAGCTAATCGAGTATCCTCAACAATTGCAACTTGGACAATGA